One window of the Thunnus albacares chromosome 3, fThuAlb1.1, whole genome shotgun sequence genome contains the following:
- the si:dkeyp-75b4.8 gene encoding lipopolysaccharide-induced tumor necrosis factor-alpha factor homolog — MDPPTYEEAGLYPSAFGIEEFNTPPPPSYDASFSSPSTPPPTYGEAVTVLPDRFPILTPPTVPTAVTSPGIITHPTTHIGVTPPVVASQPQSTTSTSLSHLRDVPAEVRCPHCQNNVTTKVTYQPGRAAWCTCILLTSIGLICGFCLIPLMARGLQDAHHSCPQCGKHLHKHTR; from the exons ATGGACCCCCCGACGTATGAGGAGGCCGGTCTCTACCCTTCTGCTTTTGGCATAGAAGAATTcaacaccccccctcccccctcctacgacgcctccttctcctccccctcGACACCTCCTCCCACCTATGGAGAGGCAG TTACCGTCCTGCCAGATCGATTTCCTATCCTGACGCCTCCCACTGTGCCAACTGCTGTGACGTCACCTGGAATCATAACCCATCCAACGACACACA TTGGTGTCACACCGCCAGTTGTAGCGTCCCAGCCACAGTCCACAACAAGTACCTCACTGTCACATCTGAGAGACGTCCCTGCTGAGGTACGCTGTCCACACTGCCAAAACAACGTCACCACCAAAGTCACATACCAGCCTGGGAGGGCCGCCTGGTGCACGTGCATACTTCTCACATCGATAGG gttgATTTGTGGTTTCTGTCTTATTCCGCTCATGGCTCGTGGGCTACAAGACGCACATCACTCCTGCCCGCAGTGCGGAAAGcatctgcacaaacacacaagatga